From Acidobacteriota bacterium:
ACTCCTGCGATCAAGACAGCCGCAGAGGCTTACAAGAACATCAAGGTCCTCAAGGACATTCCAGCCAATGAGCTGATCCCGACTATGGAATTCATTTCGGCGTCGCTCGGTGTACGTTGCGAGTTCTGCCACGTTGAACACCACTTTGACGATGACGCCAAGAAGCCGAAGCAGCGCGCCCGCGAAATGATGCAAATGATGTTCGCCATCAACAAGGACAGCTTCCATGGGAATCTGGAAGTCACTTGCAACACTTGCCACAACGGTTCCCAACACCCTGCAGGGATGCCGGCAATCGCTGAAGATGGGGAAACTCCAATGCAGCCTGCTCACGCTGAGGAAAATGGCGGGCGCACGAATTTTGCCTCACTTCCGCAGCCCTCAGCCATTGTCGCCAATTACGTACAAGCGCTGGGTGGTGCGAACGCGCTGGGAAAAATCAAGAGCCGTGTTATTACAGGCACGATGACGGCCTTTGGACATGCCCTGCCCGTTGAGATTTACACCAAGGCCCCGGACCAACGCGCCATGGTGATGAAGTTCCCGCGGGGGGAGAGTGTAACGACGTTTAACGGTCATGAAGGCTGGATGTCCATGATGCCACGGCCTCCGCATCCGCTGGAAGGCAGCGAGCTTGACCGGGAAAGTCTTGAGGCCGACTTCTATTTCCCTCTGGATTTGCAGAAGGTATTTACATCGCTGCGCGAACGGCCCCCGCAAAAAGTGGGTGATGAGGAAGCTTATGTAGTGCTTGGCATCCGCCCGGGCAAGCCACCTATGCAACTTTTCTTTGGTGAGAAGTCGGGATTATTGTTGCGGATGGTCTACTTTACCCAGACTCCTCTCGGCCGACTTCCACAGCAGACGGACTTTTCCGACTTCCGCGAAGTCGACGGAGTGAAGGTGCCTTTCCAGTGGACGGTTGCCGACCCTCGGAGCCGGTCAACCGTCCAGGTGGCGCAGGTGCAGCAGAACGTTCCTGTCAGTGAATCGAAGTTCTCAATCCCGGCGACACCTGGGCCTGCCGGACAATAGACGACAGAGATCGTTTGGGCATGGGCTGCGGTCTTAAACACCGCAGCCCGCGCTAGTACTTGCGCAGGACCCCAATCACCCGACCTTGTATCTTGACGTCACCGGCGGCCACGACAATGGGATCCATCTGGGCATTCGCCG
This genomic window contains:
- a CDS encoding c-type cytochrome; protein product: MIRIRKSAAEAAIGLSSVFLLLTITVSGPQTWAQTGPGPMEQPSQTPAIKTAAEAYKNIKVLKDIPANELIPTMEFISASLGVRCEFCHVEHHFDDDAKKPKQRAREMMQMMFAINKDSFHGNLEVTCNTCHNGSQHPAGMPAIAEDGETPMQPAHAEENGGRTNFASLPQPSAIVANYVQALGGANALGKIKSRVITGTMTAFGHALPVEIYTKAPDQRAMVMKFPRGESVTTFNGHEGWMSMMPRPPHPLEGSELDRESLEADFYFPLDLQKVFTSLRERPPQKVGDEEAYVVLGIRPGKPPMQLFFGEKSGLLLRMVYFTQTPLGRLPQQTDFSDFREVDGVKVPFQWTVADPRSRSTVQVAQVQQNVPVSESKFSIPATPGPAGQ